The Cyanobacteria bacterium QS_8_64_29 region AAGCTGCGGTAATCGATGGCGCGATCGGAGGTATGGGCGGCACAGATGCGGAACTGGCGCTGCCGCAGCTGCGCCGCAGCAGTGTCAAGGTCGGGCTGGACCTGCAATTCCACCCATTTCTGGCTGCCTTGGGCGGTGCTGTTGAAGGTGGGCACGCCCTCGGTGGGATTGATGGCGTGGGCCTCAAACACCCCAACGGCGTCGCAGGTGCGCAGGATTGCCGAGAGGTTGTGCGGTTTGTGCACGTTTTCCATCAGCACCGTCAGATCGGGCTGGCGGCGATCGAGAACCTCCCGGATCCGGCGGTAGCGCCGCGGTACCAAAGCTCGCCCTCCTAGAGCACACCATTCCGACCAGCTAGACTAGCTCGTCCAGCAGCTCGGTCACGGTCTGCTGGGCGTTGAGGCGCCCTTGGTCGTAAATGGAGAGCGTCTCCAGCTTGGCGTGGCGCGAGAGTTTCTGCACCTTGCGCACGTCGCCGCCAGTGCGATCGAGGGCGGCGGTAATGGCCGAGTGCCGGATTTGGTGCGGCCCCAGGGGGCGGTCGATGCCGGCGGCTGTCGCCGCCCGGCGCACGATCTGGTAGAGGCTAGTGGTGCTGAGGCGCCGCCCCCAATAGCCGCGGTGGGTGCTGCAAAACAGCGGGGCCCGGCCCTCGGCTTCGCCTCTGACATCGATCCACGCCGCCAATGCGGCCTGGGCTTGCGCGCCCAAGCTGACAGTCTGGGCCTGCTTGCCCTCGCCTTTGCCGTAGATGCGCAACGTTGCCGCCGCGCGGTCCCAATCGGCAATGTTGGTCCGGGCGAGTTCGCCGCGCCGCAGGGCATTGCCCCACAGCACCAGCAGCAGGGCGCGATCACGCTTGCCTTTGAGGGTGCGGCTGTCGGGGACGGCGAGCATGGCCCGAAAGGCCTCGGCGCTAATGCCGGCGGTATCGCGATAGGGGCGCACCCGCTCACCGGTGATGTCCTGGAGGCTGTAGTCGCAGCGGCCGATCTGGCGGGCGTAGTTGACCAGGCTTTTAATGGCGGCCAAGCGGCGGTTGATGGTGGCCTCGGCCAAGCCGCGGTCCTGCAGGTGGGCCTTGTACTCCAGCACTACCGAGAGGGCGCTGTAGCGATCCAAGCGCAGGAACTCGGCGACCAGCTGCGGGTTGGGATCGGCCCCCGCCATCGTCCGGAAAAAGTCGTACAGGTCGCGGCGGTAGGCGCGGCGGGTGTAGGGCGAGCGCTTGTCGGCCAGCAGCGCCTGGAGCAGATCGCGATCAGGGCGGGAAGCCAGCGTTGGGGTAAAGGCGCCAGCGGCGAGCTCGCTCATGCCAGTTGTTATGATAATGGCTATTTTCGTAACATTTGTAGCACGCGCCGCCGGCTGCGGCGAGAGGGCGTTGGGCAGCACCCTGCTGGTACTGGCGCAAGCAGCGCCATTGGAGGTTGGCAATCCCGCAGCGGCTACCCCATCAGTCCCGCCGGACAGGCCAGGCCGAGCTCCCGGCAGGGCAAACTCGGCGGTGTGCCAGAATGAAGGGGGGGTTCGCTCGCCACTGTGGGCGGATCTGGTTACTGCTCGTTCCCGCGAGGCTGTATGACCACAACTGCCGAAGCGCCCGCCAAAACGCAACGCCGCACAATCTTCCCCTTCAGCGCCATCGTCGGCCAGGACGAGATGAAACTGGCGCTGCTGCTCAATGCCATCGATCCCCAAATCGGCGGCGTCATGATTATGGGCGATCGCGGCACGGGCAAATCCACAACAATCCGGGCGCTGGCCGACCTGCTCCCCGCAATTGAGGTCGTCAGCGGCGATCCCTACAACAGCCACCCCCGCGACCCCGATCTCATGAGCGACGAGATCCGGCAGAAGCTCGAGCGCGGGGAGCCGCTAGATACAGACCGCAAGCGCGTCCCCATGGTCGATCTGCCGCTGGGGGCGACCGAGGATCGCGTCTGCGGCACTATCGATATCGAACAAGCGCTCTCGGAAGGGGTCAAAGCGTTCGAACCGGGACTGCTAGCGCAAGCCCATCGCGGCATCCTCTACGTGGACGAGGTCAACCTGCTCGACGACCACCTCGTCGACGTGCTGCTCGATGCCGCCGCTAGCGGCTGGAACACCGTCGAGCGCGAAGGCATCTCAGTGCGCCATCCGGCCCGCTTTGTGCTGGTGGGCTCGGGCAACCCCGAAGAAGGGGAGCTGCGTCCCCAACTGCTGGATCGCTTTGGCATGCACGCCGAGATCCGCACGGTCAAAGACCCCGAGCTGCGGGTCCAGATCGTCGACCAGCGCGCCCAGTTCGATCGCGATCCGGACGGGTTCAGCCAGCACTACCAATCGCAGCAGGAGCAGCTGCAGCAGCAGCTGGTTCAGGCGCAGCAGAATTTGCCGGCAGTCGAGCTCGACGAGGATCTGCGCGTCAAGATCGCCCAGATTTGCGCCACGCTAGAGGTCGATGGGCTGCGCGGCGATATTGTCACCAATCGGGCGGCGCGCGCGCTCGCTGCCCTAGAAGGGCGCAACGA contains the following coding sequences:
- a CDS encoding integrase, which produces MSELAAGAFTPTLASRPDRDLLQALLADKRSPYTRRAYRRDLYDFFRTMAGADPNPQLVAEFLRLDRYSALSVVLEYKAHLQDRGLAEATINRRLAAIKSLVNYARQIGRCDYSLQDITGERVRPYRDTAGISAEAFRAMLAVPDSRTLKGKRDRALLLVLWGNALRRGELARTNIADWDRAAATLRIYGKGEGKQAQTVSLGAQAQAALAAWIDVRGEAEGRAPLFCSTHRGYWGRRLSTTSLYQIVRRAATAAGIDRPLGPHQIRHSAITAALDRTGGDVRKVQKLSRHAKLETLSIYDQGRLNAQQTVTELLDELV
- the bchI gene encoding magnesium chelatase ATPase subunit I — protein: MTTTAEAPAKTQRRTIFPFSAIVGQDEMKLALLLNAIDPQIGGVMIMGDRGTGKSTTIRALADLLPAIEVVSGDPYNSHPRDPDLMSDEIRQKLERGEPLDTDRKRVPMVDLPLGATEDRVCGTIDIEQALSEGVKAFEPGLLAQAHRGILYVDEVNLLDDHLVDVLLDAAASGWNTVEREGISVRHPARFVLVGSGNPEEGELRPQLLDRFGMHAEIRTVKDPELRVQIVDQRAQFDRDPDGFSQHYQSQQEQLQQQLVQAQQNLPAVELDEDLRVKIAQICATLEVDGLRGDIVTNRAARALAALEGRNEVTAEDIRRVATLCLRHRLRKDPMESVDSGYKVDKTVAETFELEPPAEPQ